The Brevibacillus humidisoli DNA segment CGGCTCTTGGTTTGTCGCCAAACCGATGAACCTGCTCGCCATCGGTCAAGATGTGGCAGTGAGTTTAGGGCAGCGAACCGGTTTGACCAAAGCGGCAGCTGCCTTGCTGATCGTCCTGCTTGCCGGAGGTTCTGTCGCCGTGGCCGGTCCGATCGCCTTTATCGGCATCATCATCCCCCACATCTGCCGCTATCTGGTGGGAGTGGATCATCGCTGGCTGCTTCCGTATTCTGCCGTCGTCGGCGCCATTCTGCTGGTCACGGCTGATCTGGCTGCCCGCTTTGTCCTGATGCCAAAAGAAGTGCCTGTCGGCGTCGCCACCGCATTGATCGGGGTGCCTGCCGTGATTTACATCGTGAGAAGGAGAAAATATGAGTAAGTATCTTTCCCTGCGTTCGCATAAACCGCCGTTTTCTTTCCTAATCCACAAAAAAACGCTGCTGGTCACCCTGACCCTGCTGGTTGTGCTCGTACTGGCGGCCCTGCTCTGCGTCGGCATAGGCAGCTTGTTCATCCCCCCTTGGGAAGTAGTCAAGACGTTGTTCGGCGCTGGGGAAGAGGCCCATCGGCTGGTTGTCATGGACCTGCGGCTGCCCCGGATTACGATGGCGATTCTGGTAGGCGCCTCTCTGGCAGTGGCTGGAGCGATCCTGCAAAGCGTGGTTCGCAATCCGCTTGCTTCCCCCGACATGCTAGGCATTACCCACGGAGCGACAGCAGCAGCCGTGGCCTTTATCACCGTATCCGGAGGGAAGTACAGCGTCAACTGGCTCCCGTTGGTCGCCTTGTTCGGCGCCTTCTTTACCGCTGCGATCAACTACCTGACCGCGTGGAGAAAAGGGGTCTCCCCCCTCCGACTGGTGCTGATCGGCGTCTCTCTCTCCGTCGCCATGTCAGCCCTTACTTCTTTTATTATGGTGGCTGGTCCAACCTACCTGGCTTCCCAAGCGCTAAGCTGGATGTCGGGTACCGTCTACGGATCGGCGTGGGGACATGTCCTAGCGCTGCTGCCGTGGGTGATTGTCTTGATCCCGCTTTCCTTTGCCTTCTCCTCCAAACTGAATGTGCAGGAATTGGGCGATTCGGTCGCTACCGGACTTGGTGATCCTGTTGAAAAACATCGGCTGCTGTTGATTGCCATAAGCGTTTGCCTGGCCGGTTCGGCGGTAGGAATGGCCGGAGGCATCACGTTTATCGGACTGATGGCACCCCATATTGCCAGAAAGCTGGTGGGTCCGACGCTTGACGGTCTGTTGCCGGTATCCGCCCTGATTGGCAGCTTGCTGCTGCTGTTGGCCGACTTGATTGGTAGAACCTTGTTTCTGCCCAACGATGTTCCAGCCGGTGTTTTTACCGCTGCGATCGGGGCACCGTTTTTTATCTACCTGCTGTACAGAAGCAGGAAGGGATAGAGAAGAAAACGTTTCACCCTCTCGCCGCCGTTTGCAAGAGATACATAATCACTTGGAATCGGCGCACACTAAACTAGTAAAGAACGGAATGAATACCAGTTTGGTGGAGAGGGTGTTCCCAATTGGATGAAATCCTGTTGGCCCGGTCCATGTTTGGGATGACGATGGCCTTTCATATCATTTTTGCTACCCTTGGAGTGGGGCTTCCCCTGATGATCCTGATCGCTGAACTCCTCTTTTGGCGTACCAAAGACAAAGACTACGAGCTGATGGCCAAACGTTGGACAAAGGGACAGGCGATCTTGTTGGGAGTGGCGATTCCCTCCGGTACGATTGCCGGTGTCCAACTATCGCTGCTTTGGCCAGGTTTTATGGAAGTGGTGGGCAAAGTAATCGCCCTGCCGTTTCAGATCGAGATTTTTGCCTTCTTTCTGGAAGCGCTGTTTCTCTCCCTCTACGTCTACGCAGCGGACAGGCTCACCCCGTGGATGCGCATCGTCAGTGTCTTCCTGGTCTTGGTGGGCGCCACTGCGTCGGCTGTGCTGATTACCAATGTACACGCCTTTGAGGGGACGCCTGCCGGCTTTCGTCTGGTTGATGGAGAGATTGTCGATGTAGACCCCTGGGCCGCTTTTTTCAATCCCAGCTTCTTCGTTACGGCCGGTCACGTCACCGTCTCCGCGTTTATGACCGGTGCGTTTGTGATCGCCTCTGTCGCCGCCTGGAAGATGATCAGAGCGAAAGCGCCCGGTCGCGAGTATCTGTTTCATCAAAAAGCGCTCCTGATGGGGCTGATCATCGGCGGCACCTTTTCCCTGCTCACTGCGCTCAACGGCCACGAATCGGCCCAGTATCTGCATCACTACCAACCGGAAAAACTGGCTGCCGCCGAGGGGCTGTTTGAGACACAGCCGTACGCGCCGCTGGTGATCGGCGGGCTCACCGACCCCGAGACACAAGAGGTGAAGTACGGTATCGAGATTCCCTGGATGCTTAGTTTTCTCGCCGGCAACCGCTTTGACGAGGTGGTTGTCGGGTTGAATGACTTTCCCCGGGAATACTGGCCGCCGCTGTTTGTCCATACGCTGTTTAACGCGATGGTAGGCATCGGCAGTCTGTTGATCCTGGTCGGCTTTGTCGGCTTTGCCTGGAAAAAGCTGCTGAAAAAAGACCGCTATCCACGCTGGGCGATGTGGCTGTTCGTGGCGAGCGGTCCCCTTGCCATGCTGGGGATTGAGTTTGGCTGGATCTTTGCTTGTACCGGGCGGCAGCCATGGGTGATCTACCGGATGATGTTGACATCGGAGGCGGCCACTCGTTCGGAGGGACTTGGCGTTTTGTTTGGGCTTTTCCTCGCTGTCTATCTCTTGCTGGCCATCGTGACGATCCTGGTCTTCCTCAGCTACTTCCGCCGCCATCCCCTGCCATT contains these protein-coding regions:
- a CDS encoding FecCD family ABC transporter permease; this translates as MSKYLSLRSHKPPFSFLIHKKTLLVTLTLLVVLVLAALLCVGIGSLFIPPWEVVKTLFGAGEEAHRLVVMDLRLPRITMAILVGASLAVAGAILQSVVRNPLASPDMLGITHGATAAAVAFITVSGGKYSVNWLPLVALFGAFFTAAINYLTAWRKGVSPLRLVLIGVSLSVAMSALTSFIMVAGPTYLASQALSWMSGTVYGSAWGHVLALLPWVIVLIPLSFAFSSKLNVQELGDSVATGLGDPVEKHRLLLIAISVCLAGSAVGMAGGITFIGLMAPHIARKLVGPTLDGLLPVSALIGSLLLLLADLIGRTLFLPNDVPAGVFTAAIGAPFFIYLLYRSRKG
- a CDS encoding cytochrome ubiquinol oxidase subunit I, whose amino-acid sequence is MDEILLARSMFGMTMAFHIIFATLGVGLPLMILIAELLFWRTKDKDYELMAKRWTKGQAILLGVAIPSGTIAGVQLSLLWPGFMEVVGKVIALPFQIEIFAFFLEALFLSLYVYAADRLTPWMRIVSVFLVLVGATASAVLITNVHAFEGTPAGFRLVDGEIVDVDPWAAFFNPSFFVTAGHVTVSAFMTGAFVIASVAAWKMIRAKAPGREYLFHQKALLMGLIIGGTFSLLTALNGHESAQYLHHYQPEKLAAAEGLFETQPYAPLVIGGLTDPETQEVKYGIEIPWMLSFLAGNRFDEVVVGLNDFPREYWPPLFVHTLFNAMVGIGSLLILVGFVGFAWKKLLKKDRYPRWAMWLFVASGPLAMLGIEFGWIFACTGRQPWVIYRMMLTSEAATRSEGLGVLFGLFLAVYLLLAIVTILVFLSYFRRHPLPFAKPASQVSNNDAPKG